The following proteins are co-located in the Patescibacteria group bacterium genome:
- a CDS encoding NUDIX domain-containing protein — MSDLIEPYSVPRVGVGVIVLRDGKFLLGKRRNAHGEGEWALIGGKLDHGESIEDCARREIHEESGMEIANIRFTTLFNSVRYPPKHFLAIGVVADWVSGEAQVYPAEKISEWGWFDFDQLPAPMFLDSLTLIQNYRSGKLFSDL, encoded by the coding sequence ATGTCTGATCTCATCGAACCATATTCCGTTCCTCGTGTGGGCGTGGGTGTTATTGTATTGCGCGATGGAAAGTTTCTCCTTGGTAAGCGACGAAACGCTCACGGAGAAGGGGAGTGGGCGTTGATAGGCGGGAAGCTTGATCATGGAGAGTCGATCGAGGATTGTGCGCGTCGAGAGATCCACGAGGAGTCTGGTATGGAGATTGCCAATATCAGATTCACCACCTTGTTTAATAGTGTCCGATATCCACCGAAGCATTTTTTGGCAATTGGGGTAGTAGCCGATTGGGTTTCTGGAGAGGCGCAGGTTTATCCGGCAGAGAAGATTTCTGAGTGGGGTTGGTTCGATTTTGACCAGTTGCCAGCACCGATGTTTCTAGACTCGTTGACTCTCATTCAGAACTATCGGTCCGGCAAACTATTTTCAGACCTATGA